From a region of the Maridesulfovibrio ferrireducens genome:
- a CDS encoding cation:proton antiporter: MVSSALSLITLGLLFLVGLVADFIGRRTPLPRVSALLVFGFCIGPSGFDVLPVTTNHWMPLVSDMALAMIGFLLGNSLKFSEIKESGRAVISISIAVVVITAVMVSFGLWMVGIPLQLALLYGGLAPATDPASTADVINESKAKGRFTKTLLGITAIDDAWGLILFSFMLAAAQMIMLGGGSMNILMTGGRDLFLAILVGVTLGVPMSFLTGRIQRGEPTLVEALGMVFICSGVALWLDVSFLLSSMTMGAVVANLAKHHTRPFSAIEGVEWPVIVLFFIFAGVSIELKDISANALVIVAYIFLRIVSRIIGVILGAGVAGEGKTFGRWMGLALMPQAGVALGMALAAAHRFSQFESIVTVVATATVFFEIAGPICTRIALNKVGDIPGSVHRRI, from the coding sequence ATGGTTTCATCAGCACTTTCATTAATCACGCTGGGCCTTTTGTTTCTTGTGGGTCTTGTTGCGGATTTTATCGGGCGTAGAACTCCCTTACCCCGCGTGTCAGCTCTTTTGGTTTTCGGGTTTTGCATAGGGCCTTCCGGGTTTGACGTGTTACCGGTAACAACGAACCACTGGATGCCCCTTGTGTCTGATATGGCGCTGGCAATGATCGGATTTCTCTTGGGCAACTCTTTAAAGTTTTCAGAAATAAAAGAATCCGGCCGCGCTGTTATCTCTATTTCAATTGCCGTTGTGGTGATAACCGCTGTGATGGTGAGCTTCGGTTTATGGATGGTAGGCATCCCTTTGCAGCTTGCACTTCTTTATGGAGGGCTCGCTCCCGCAACAGACCCTGCTTCTACGGCGGATGTTATAAATGAATCAAAGGCAAAAGGTCGTTTTACAAAGACTCTTTTAGGAATAACTGCAATAGATGATGCATGGGGGTTGATTCTGTTCAGCTTTATGCTTGCCGCAGCACAGATGATAATGCTTGGCGGTGGAAGTATGAATATTCTTATGACAGGCGGTCGGGATCTCTTCCTTGCGATACTTGTGGGAGTGACTCTGGGAGTGCCTATGAGTTTTCTTACCGGGCGTATCCAGCGGGGAGAGCCTACTCTCGTTGAAGCTCTTGGGATGGTTTTTATATGCAGTGGTGTTGCATTATGGCTCGATGTGTCGTTTCTGCTTTCTTCTATGACAATGGGAGCTGTTGTTGCAAATCTTGCCAAACATCATACCCGTCCATTTTCAGCCATCGAAGGGGTGGAATGGCCCGTTATAGTTTTGTTTTTTATTTTTGCAGGAGTCAGTATTGAGCTTAAGGATATTTCGGCTAACGCATTAGTGATCGTAGCTTATATCTTTTTGCGCATAGTAAGTCGTATAATAGGGGTGATACTTGGAGCAGGGGTAGCGGGGGAAGGAAAAACTTTCGGCAGGTGGATGGGGTTGGCGCTTATGCCGCAGGCAGGAGTTGCACTGGGTATGGCTCTTGCCGCAGCTCACAGGTTCTCGCAGTTTGAATCAATTGTCACCGTTGTAGCTACGGCAACAGTTTTTTTTGAGATTGCCGGTCCTATCTGCACTCGTATTGCTCTTAATAAAGTAGGTGATATCCCGGGAAGCGTGCATAGGCGTATTTAG
- a CDS encoding cation:proton antiporter — protein MTSSALTLITLGLLFLLGLVAEFLGRTTLVPRVSILIVFGFCIGPSGFNVLPEEAGKWLPIVSDMALVLIGVVLGSSLKWSALKNSGRLVLGMVFSVVIITLLIMSVGIWVAGFSIQLALLYAGIALATAPATTLDVIHESKAHGSFTDSLLKIVATADALGLIVFSIMVAVTQMMINSGGGLDIIFVGGRDIFLAVLVGVLLGLPMSYLAGRVKPGEPTLLEVLGLVFICGGVSLWLDVSFLLAAMTMGVVVANMARHHNCPLCAIETIKTIKWPILALFFIFAGVSIELEDVSKNALLIILYIVFRIAGRLIGSMAGAKVVGVDKSYGQWMGMALMPQAGIALGMALTAAHRFPELGSIVTVIATATVFFEIVGPVFTRIALHRMGDVL, from the coding sequence ATGACCTCTTCAGCACTTACATTAATCACGCTGGGCCTTCTATTTTTACTGGGCCTCGTTGCCGAGTTTCTCGGTCGGACTACGCTTGTCCCCAGAGTTTCTATTCTTATTGTTTTTGGATTTTGTATCGGCCCTTCCGGATTTAATGTGCTTCCCGAGGAAGCAGGTAAATGGCTGCCGATTGTTTCGGATATGGCACTGGTTCTTATCGGGGTAGTCTTGGGAAGTTCCTTAAAATGGTCTGCCCTTAAAAACTCTGGACGGTTGGTTCTGGGCATGGTTTTTTCAGTTGTGATAATTACACTTTTAATTATGAGTGTCGGTATTTGGGTAGCAGGATTTTCAATACAGCTGGCTCTTCTTTATGCCGGAATTGCTCTTGCAACCGCTCCTGCTACGACTCTTGATGTTATCCATGAATCCAAGGCTCATGGATCTTTTACAGATAGTCTTCTTAAAATTGTAGCGACTGCTGATGCTCTCGGGTTGATTGTTTTTAGTATAATGGTCGCTGTCACACAAATGATGATAAATAGTGGCGGCGGTTTAGACATTATTTTTGTTGGGGGACGCGACATTTTTCTTGCTGTGCTTGTGGGAGTTTTACTTGGACTTCCTATGAGTTATCTCGCAGGGCGGGTTAAGCCCGGGGAACCGACACTTCTTGAAGTTCTTGGATTGGTTTTTATTTGCGGTGGAGTCTCCTTGTGGCTCGATGTTTCATTTCTTTTAGCGGCAATGACCATGGGGGTTGTTGTCGCAAACATGGCTAGGCATCATAACTGTCCTCTCTGCGCTATCGAAACAATAAAAACTATTAAGTGGCCGATTCTTGCACTGTTTTTTATTTTTGCAGGAGTCAGCATTGAACTTGAAGATGTTTCAAAGAATGCTCTGCTTATAATTTTATACATCGTTTTCAGGATTGCCGGGCGTCTTATCGGTTCTATGGCGGGCGCGAAGGTGGTGGGTGTTGATAAATCCTACGGTCAGTGGATGGGAATGGCTTTGATGCCGCAAGCCGGGATAGCGCTGGGAATGGCTTTAACCGCTGCTCATCGATTTCCAGAATTGGGATCAATTGTAACTGTGATCGCTACAGCCACAGTTTTTTTTGAAATTGTAGGACCTGTATTTACCCGTATAGCTTTGCACAGGATGGGAGATGTTTTATGA
- the argB gene encoding acetylglutamate kinase, translated as MERDIMRAKLLIESLPYIKEFFGETVVIKYGGNAMIDENLKRAFALNIILLKYIGVNPVVVHGGGPQIQKMLSALNIDSHFKSGYRVTDEATMDVVEMVLVGQVNKQIVNLINLNGGKAVGLSGKDGMLIKAEKKEMVIESEAKAPEIIDLGKVGEVTEVNTTLINSLQRDGFIPVIAPVGVDDKGSTYNINADSVAGAVAKAMNAKRLHLLTDVTGLLDRDKKLISSMTCQQAAESISSGVATGGMIPKLTCCIEAVHGGVEKAHIIDGRVENCVLLELFTKTGIGTEIVG; from the coding sequence ATGGAAAGAGATATAATGAGAGCAAAACTTCTAATTGAATCACTACCATACATTAAAGAGTTTTTCGGGGAAACCGTTGTTATCAAATATGGCGGAAATGCCATGATAGACGAAAACCTTAAACGAGCCTTTGCCCTTAATATAATTTTGCTGAAATATATCGGGGTAAATCCTGTTGTTGTACACGGGGGCGGGCCGCAAATTCAGAAGATGTTAAGCGCACTGAACATCGACAGTCATTTCAAAAGCGGATACCGCGTAACCGATGAAGCAACTATGGATGTTGTGGAAATGGTCCTCGTCGGACAGGTGAACAAACAGATTGTCAACCTGATCAACCTTAACGGCGGAAAAGCTGTCGGACTTTCAGGAAAAGACGGGATGCTCATTAAAGCCGAAAAAAAAGAAATGGTTATTGAATCAGAAGCTAAAGCTCCTGAAATCATTGATCTAGGAAAAGTAGGCGAAGTTACTGAAGTTAATACAACCCTGATCAATTCATTACAGAGAGACGGATTCATCCCCGTCATTGCACCTGTCGGAGTTGATGACAAAGGGTCCACCTACAATATCAATGCTGATTCTGTTGCCGGAGCCGTTGCGAAGGCTATGAATGCCAAAAGGCTCCACCTGCTCACAGATGTCACAGGATTGCTGGATAGAGATAAAAAACTCATTTCATCAATGACCTGCCAGCAAGCTGCGGAATCCATCTCTTCCGGTGTTGCCACAGGCGGTATGATTCCTAAGCTTACCTGCTGTATTGAAGCAGTTCATGGCGGAGTCGAAAAGGCTCACATAATTGATGGAAGGGTTGAAAATTGTGTCCTGCTTGAGCTTTTCACCAAGACAGGTATCGGCACTGAAATAGTTGGTTAA
- a CDS encoding molybdopterin-guanine dinucleotide biosynthesis protein MobB: MKAVAIVGKKKSGKTTLGLALVQYFTDKGLKVGVIKHSHHGFDEEEGTDTQQYKQIATSVAAYSPSQSFVSWSKEKPLQDLIPLLDADVIVMEGGNKIGWMPRIITVREDDDDKEFFPELALAQIPACTKDNPPSSEEIERLAKLVMEKGFLLPGLNCGACGREFCRDFAADINAGKATLNGCKSTFGKMDVTCNDMPLALNPFVADMLSAGISGMLSQLKGYVPGDLKITIKTGS, encoded by the coding sequence ATGAAAGCTGTTGCAATAGTAGGAAAAAAGAAAAGCGGAAAGACGACTCTTGGACTGGCTCTTGTACAATATTTTACTGATAAAGGGTTAAAAGTCGGAGTGATTAAACATTCTCATCACGGCTTTGACGAAGAAGAAGGAACCGACACGCAGCAGTACAAGCAGATAGCGACTTCTGTGGCGGCTTATTCTCCTTCACAATCTTTTGTCTCATGGAGTAAGGAGAAGCCTCTTCAAGATCTTATCCCTCTGCTTGATGCGGATGTTATCGTTATGGAAGGCGGGAATAAAATCGGCTGGATGCCTCGCATTATCACTGTCCGCGAAGACGATGACGACAAAGAGTTTTTCCCTGAACTTGCGCTCGCCCAGATTCCGGCTTGCACCAAAGACAATCCTCCAAGCTCAGAAGAAATTGAACGGTTGGCTAAGCTTGTTATGGAAAAAGGATTTTTGTTACCCGGACTTAATTGCGGAGCATGCGGAAGAGAATTCTGCAGAGATTTTGCCGCAGATATTAATGCAGGAAAAGCAACACTTAATGGTTGCAAATCTACATTCGGCAAAATGGATGTTACCTGCAACGACATGCCTCTGGCTCTTAATCCCTTCGTTGCCGATATGCTTTCAGCAGGAATTTCAGGAATGTTATCCCAGTTAAAAGGGTATGTTCCCGGAGACCTCAAAATAACTATTAAAACCGGTAGCTAA